In Calditrichota bacterium, a single genomic region encodes these proteins:
- a CDS encoding methyltransferase domain-containing protein — protein MDPIKKKLKYFYEDVGEKYPEEEIIYHTLRGMLRRKFVLAYLKRFSGSLLDVGCNRGMYLDEYQGGKRFGADLSLNVLKKADKHPEKNLIVADAEQLTCFRANSFDNVLCSEVIEHCLNPQAVFNGIAHVLRQGGSALITTPDYKRERPKWIPLASLPHYGVESPSEEGYFHTAYHPEELAQMAKKAGLSVIEMGTLEREVKYAAKIPALIFITIRALNRILKSKWLEKQNMIFFNKLTLWVYYCCHYSGIEKILLPFFKNGVRSFVFARK, from the coding sequence ATGGATCCAATCAAAAAAAAGCTAAAATATTTTTACGAAGACGTCGGAGAAAAATACCCTGAAGAAGAAATAATTTACCATACACTGCGCGGAATGTTGAGAAGAAAATTTGTGCTTGCCTATTTGAAGAGATTCAGTGGCTCGTTGCTCGATGTTGGCTGTAATCGTGGAATGTATTTGGATGAATATCAGGGAGGGAAACGCTTTGGCGCGGATTTAAGCCTCAATGTTTTAAAAAAAGCGGACAAACATCCGGAAAAAAATTTGATTGTTGCTGATGCAGAGCAATTGACCTGCTTCAGAGCCAACAGCTTTGATAATGTCCTTTGCAGCGAAGTGATAGAGCACTGTCTGAATCCGCAAGCAGTTTTTAACGGCATTGCTCATGTTCTGCGTCAGGGAGGAAGCGCATTGATTACCACGCCAGATTACAAAAGGGAACGACCCAAATGGATTCCTCTGGCAAGTTTGCCGCATTACGGCGTCGAAAGTCCGTCCGAAGAGGGCTATTTTCACACAGCTTATCATCCGGAAGAGTTAGCACAAATGGCAAAAAAAGCTGGTTTGTCGGTAATTGAAATGGGAACATTGGAGCGGGAAGTTAAATACGCTGCTAAAATTCCTGCACTGATTTTTATAACAATACGTGCATTAAATAGAATTCTGAAGTCAAAATGGCTTGAAAAGCAAAACATGATTTTTTTCAATAAATTGACGCTATGGGTTTATTATTGCTGCCACTATTCTGGAATTGAAAAGATTCTTTTGCCTTTCTTCAAAAATGGAGTTCGCTCGTTTGTTTTTGCCAGAAAATAA